The Thermus tengchongensis DNA window CGGCTTCCCGACGGCACCTTCCGCGACGACGTGTTCTACAGCATCCTGAGGGAGGAGTGGCCTAAGGTGAAGGCCCAGTTGGAGGCGCGCCTTTATGGAGGTTTGGGAAGCGGTTAGCGGCCTCGTGCTCCTCCTCACCTACCTGGGCCTGGCCCTGGGGGGGCTTCCCGGCTACCGCATGAACCGGGCGGGGGTGGCCCTGGTGGGGGCGAGCTTTTTGGTCCTCCTCGGCACCCTGGACCTGGAGGAGGCCTGGCGGGCCCTGGACGCCAAGACCCTCACCTTTCTCTTCGGGGTCATGGTCCTGAACGCCCACCTGGGCTATGCGGGCTTCTTCGGCCTGGCGGCGGAGCGGTTGCTGGCCCTGGCGAGGACCCCCCTGGCCCTCCTCCTCTCCCTCACCCTGGGCGGCGGCCTCCTCTCGGCCCTCTTCCTCAACGACACCATGGCCCTCCTCCTTACCCCCCTCGTGCTTTCCGTGGTGCGGGGCCTGGGGCTGAACCCCGTGCCTTACCTCCTGGCCCTCATGGGAGCGGTGAACACGGGAAGCCTCATGACCCCCACGGGCAACCCCCAGAACATCGTGGTGGCCAGCCTCTCGGGCCTCTCCTACCTGGGCTTCGTGAAGGCCCTCTGGCCCGTGGCCCTCCTGGGCCTCTTCCTGCAGGTGGCCTTGCTGACCCTGCT harbors:
- a CDS encoding SLC13 family permease — protein: MEVWEAVSGLVLLLTYLGLALGGLPGYRMNRAGVALVGASFLVLLGTLDLEEAWRALDAKTLTFLFGVMVLNAHLGYAGFFGLAAERLLALARTPLALLLSLTLGGGLLSALFLNDTMALLLTPLVLSVVRGLGLNPVPYLLALMGAVNTGSLMTPTGNPQNIVVASLSGLSYLGFVKALWPVALLGLFLQVALLTLLYPEVRSLKPLPPLPPLRYRLHRPLLRKGFLVALGLFLAFLLGYPMAQGALVAAGLLLFTRRLRSERYFLRVDWELLVMFGGLFIVTEGVRRLGLVEAFLPLAQSPLGLLLAATLLSLLISNVPAVLLLAPLVQEPKDWLLLAGGSTLAGNLTLLASVANLIVAEGAGREGVRVGFLEHLRFGLPLTLLSLALLYALL